The genomic DNA TACCAACGCGACCGAGGACAAGATTCCCCGCTTCGTGCTGCCGCGCACCTTCGATTTCGGCTTCGCGCTGGAACTGTCCGACAAGGATACGCGGCTCTGTGTCGAGCATGCGGACGCGCTGGGCATGCCGATGATCGTCGGCAGCGCGGTGCGGCAGATGCTGAAGATCGCCATGGCGACACAAGGGCGGCAGGGTGACCTGACGTCGATTATCCGTCCCATCGAGGACTGGATGGGCGTCGAGGTGAAAGGCGGCGGCGCTAAATCATGAGCGACGACAGCTACGAGGTCTATGCCGTCAAATACGCGCATTTCGACCGGCCGGCCTATGAGAATTTCCTGGGCGGCGATCCGCATGATCACAACATGCCGCTGGATTATTTCGTCTGGGCCATCGTCGGCAAGCACCGCACCTTCGTGGTCGATAGCGGCTTCGAGGAAAAGACCGGCCTGGCGCGTGGCCGGATGACGACGGCGGCCCCGGCGGCCGGGCTGAAGGCCATCGGCATCGAGCCCGATGCCGTCGAGGACGTGATCATCACGCATATGCATTACGACCATGCCGGCAATCACGACCTGTTCCCCAGGGCGCGCTATCATGTGCAGGACCGGGAGATGAAGTTCTGCACCGGGCGCTGCATGTGCCATTCGACGCTGACTCATGCCTTCGAGGCCGAGGATGTGGTCGCCATGGTGCGCCGGCTGTACCAGGGCCGGGTGCAGTTCCATGACGGCTCGTCCGACATCGCGCCCGGCATTTCCGTGCATTGGGTCGGCGGCCATACCGACGGGCTGCAGGTGGTGCGTGTGAAGACAAGGCGCGGATGGGTGGTGCTGGCGTCCGATGCGTCGCATTTCTACGCCAACATGGACCAGCAGCGCCCCTTCCCGGTGGTCTGTAATGTCGGCGACATGCTGGAGGGCTACCGCACGCTCGATGCGCTGGCGGACAGCCATGCGCATATCATTCCCGGCCATGACCCGGACGTGCTGAAGCGCTACCCGGCGGCCCGGCCCGGCCTGGAGGGCTGGGTGGTGCGGCTCGACGCCGATATGTGATCCGTTTGCGCCGCAGTTGCGGAGTGTCCTGAAGCGGGGCTGGCCATCGGCCGGACACCGACCATGGACACACGCCCCATGAAATCTCCTGGTTTCCGGTCCGGTGAAAGCGGTATAGAGCCGCCCGGTCTTTTGGCGTGCGACGCCCCTCGGTTGACAAGCCAGCGCCCTATGGCGTAGCGATGTAAGCGTTTACAAATTCGGTCCCCATAAGGCCGGACCGCTATCCGAGGGAGGTCCCATGAGCAAGATTGAGCAGGTTTCCTGCACCGTTGCGCGCGTCCCGCTGGACACGGCGACGGCGTTTTCCACCCGCATGGTCCATGACCGGCATTACCTGCTGGTGAAGGTGCGCACCGATGACGGAATCGAGGGTATCGGCTTCTGCTATGTCGGCAGCGCGGCGGGCCGGCTGGGGCAGATCGCGGTGGAAGATCTGCTGGGGCCCATCGTGGTCGGCAAGGACCCGCTGACGGTCGAGAAGATCTGGAAGGACATGTACCAGGAATCGCTGCTGCAGGGCCGTATGGGCACGGTCATGCGCGCGCTCTCGGCGATTGACGTGGCGATCTGGGACCGCAACGCGCGGGCCGCCGGCCTGCCACTCTGGCAGTATCTCGGCGGATCGGCCGACAAGACTGTGCCGGCCTATGCCAGCGGCGGCTATTACCTGGAGGGCAAGACCCCCGCCATGCTGGGCGAGGAGGTGGCGGGCTATGTCGCCAAGGGCTTCAAGGCGGTGAAGATCAAGGTCGGCCGGCTCGATCCGAGGGGCGAAGAGGAGCGTATTGCCGCCGCGCGCTCTGCCATCGGCGACGATGTGCTGCTGATGCTCGACGCCAACAACGCCTGGGAAGATCTGCCGACCGCGCTGGAGTATATGCGCCGCTACGAGCCCTACGATCCGTACTGGATCGAGGAGCCGTTCAGCCCGGACGACATCGACAATCATGCAAGGCTCGCGGCGCGCACGCCGGTGACCGTGGCGACCGGCGAGATCGAATATGGCCGCTGGCGGCACAAGGAGCTGCTGGAGAAGGGCGCCGCCGGCATCCTGCAGACCGATGCGCTGGTCTGCGGCGGCATCAGCGAGTTCCGCCGCATCGCGGCGCTTGCCGCCGGCTATGGCGTGAAGATCTGCCCGCACTGGTTCCACGATCTGCATATCCATCTGGTGGCCTCCTCGTCGAACGGGCAGTTCGTGGAGTTCTTCCTCGATGACAAGGTGCTGAACTTCCGCCGTCTGGTCGGCCGCCAGCTGGAATTCGACAAGGGCAATCTGAAACTGCCGACGGAACCGGGTATCGGCTTTGACTTTGATGAACAGGCTGTCGCCAAATATGGCAGCGGCTGGGTGGGCGTCGGCCATAACAGCGCCCGGGCCGCTTAAGGAACAAGCTACCGAAGGAGGACGATATGCACCGCATCCTGATCACCGGCGCCGCCGGTTCTATCGGAACCGTGCTGCGCGAGGGGCTGCGCGGGCGCTATCCGGTTGTCCGGGTGACGGACCGCGCGGCGCTGGGGGCGGCGCAGCCGGGCGAGGAAGTGATGGAAGGCCTCGACCTCGCCGACCTCGATGGCCTGGAAGCGGCGATGCAGGGTGTCGATGCGGTCGTCCACCTGGCCGGTACGCCGGTTGAGCAGCCCTGGGAGCCGATCCTCGCCAACAACATCATCGGTCTCCACAACACCTATGAGGCGGCGCGGCGGCAGGGCGTGAAGCGCATCGTCTTCGCCAGCTCCAACCACACGATCGGCTTTCATCCGCGCGGCCGGCATATCGACGAGACCGTGCCGCCGCGACCGGATGGGCGTTATGGCGTCTCCAAGGTGTTTGGCGAGGCGATGGGGCGGCTCTATGCCGACAAGCACGGGATGGAGATCATCAATCTGCGCATCGGTTCCTTCCAGCCGAAGCCGAAGAATGTGCGCATGCTGAACACCTGGCTCAGCCATCGCGACTGCGTGCATCTGGTCGATGTCTGCCTGCGGGCGGCGGGCATCCATTTCGAAATCATCTATGGCGTGTCCGCCAACAGCCGCAACAAGTGGCATGACAGCCTCGCCGCGCGCATCGGCTACAGGCCACAGGACAATGCGGAGGAGTATGCGGCGGAAATCCTGGCGGCGATGAAGCCGGAGGATGAGAAGCTGACCGAGCGGATGTTCCATGGCGGCGAATATTGCGCCATGGAATTCGACGGCGATCTGGCGAAGATCGGGTAGGCTGCCTAGGACTGCCCTGCCGCCATCCGTGCCGGGACGGTCCTGACACGCGCCGTTGAATCGCGCAGCACCAGATTGGCCTCCAGCTCGGTCTTCATCGGCATGGCGCGGCCCTCGATGCAGCCCAACAGATAATCGGCAACGCGCACGCCGATCTCCTCCACCGGCACATGCACGGTGGT from Oceanibaculum nanhaiense includes the following:
- a CDS encoding NAD-dependent epimerase/dehydratase family protein; this encodes MHRILITGAAGSIGTVLREGLRGRYPVVRVTDRAALGAAQPGEEVMEGLDLADLDGLEAAMQGVDAVVHLAGTPVEQPWEPILANNIIGLHNTYEAARRQGVKRIVFASSNHTIGFHPRGRHIDETVPPRPDGRYGVSKVFGEAMGRLYADKHGMEIINLRIGSFQPKPKNVRMLNTWLSHRDCVHLVDVCLRAAGIHFEIIYGVSANSRNKWHDSLAARIGYRPQDNAEEYAAEILAAMKPEDEKLTERMFHGGEYCAMEFDGDLAKIG
- a CDS encoding N-acyl homoserine lactonase family protein translates to MSDDSYEVYAVKYAHFDRPAYENFLGGDPHDHNMPLDYFVWAIVGKHRTFVVDSGFEEKTGLARGRMTTAAPAAGLKAIGIEPDAVEDVIITHMHYDHAGNHDLFPRARYHVQDREMKFCTGRCMCHSTLTHAFEAEDVVAMVRRLYQGRVQFHDGSSDIAPGISVHWVGGHTDGLQVVRVKTRRGWVVLASDASHFYANMDQQRPFPVVCNVGDMLEGYRTLDALADSHAHIIPGHDPDVLKRYPAARPGLEGWVVRLDADM
- a CDS encoding mandelate racemase/muconate lactonizing enzyme family protein, with protein sequence MSKIEQVSCTVARVPLDTATAFSTRMVHDRHYLLVKVRTDDGIEGIGFCYVGSAAGRLGQIAVEDLLGPIVVGKDPLTVEKIWKDMYQESLLQGRMGTVMRALSAIDVAIWDRNARAAGLPLWQYLGGSADKTVPAYASGGYYLEGKTPAMLGEEVAGYVAKGFKAVKIKVGRLDPRGEEERIAAARSAIGDDVLLMLDANNAWEDLPTALEYMRRYEPYDPYWIEEPFSPDDIDNHARLAARTPVTVATGEIEYGRWRHKELLEKGAAGILQTDALVCGGISEFRRIAALAAGYGVKICPHWFHDLHIHLVASSSNGQFVEFFLDDKVLNFRRLVGRQLEFDKGNLKLPTEPGIGFDFDEQAVAKYGSGWVGVGHNSARAA